AAATACATCCTGTACGATCTCTTCCGCCTCTTCGTACTCGTCCAAGAACCTAAAAGCGTAATTGCACAGTGCTTTATAGTATTCATTAAAAACAATTTCGAAGGCCGCCTTTTCTTTATTAATTATCCTCTTTACGAGTAAATTGACCTGATTATCTAACATTATCTAATTTTCCCAAACTGGATAAGCTTTGAGCTTATGTTGCAATTTCAAACATAATACATTCTTGACGCATATAAAATTATCAAGATTGGTAATGGTTTTTTTTTGATATTTGACGATAACAAAATTACTACTAATACTCTCAATTGATGGAAATAGTTTTCGAAGAGACCAACTACCCGCTGGAGTCGCTCAACGACTTACAAAAAGGTTATCCAGAAGCAAGTAAGCTGATACATTTCATCAAATCCTGGATTCATGGAAACTCGAGTTTTGAATTTCAAACTTCGGGTTCCACCGGTATCCCGAAAACAATAACTATAAGCAAAGACCAAATTATCGCGAGTGTTCACGGAACAACAAGTTTTTTAGGTCTAGAAAAAGACCACAAGGCTCTGATTTGCCTAGATCCAAATTTTGTTGCCTCTATGATGATGGCCGCTCGATGCCTTATTAACGATATGGATTTGTTATTAAAAAGACCTAGCTCCAACCCATTGCAATCAGTTGAAGAACCCATTGATTTTGCCTCTTTTGTTCCTATTCAGATATATAAAATGATTGAAGATGGGACGATTGACCAATTGGGTGAAATCAAAAATATACTCATTGGCGGGGCTCCTTTAACTCAATCCGCTTTTAATCGTCTAACCGAGATAAACACGAATATTTTCGTCACATATGGCATGACAGAAACCGTCAGCCATATTGCGCTGATGCCTGTTAAGGGAAATTATTCAGAAGCATTATTCAAAGTATTGCCAGGCATACAGATTGGACAAGATGAGGAAGGTTGTCTATATATAACTGGGCAAGTCACTCAGGGTCATATCATACAAACCAACGATATAGTAGAGTTACATGATTCGGACAAATTCCGATGGCTGGGTAGACGAGATCATGTAATCAATTCCGGAGGCATTAAAATTCATCCAGAGCAATTGGAGAAATCTATTGAAACCCTTATCAATTCTGATTTCATTATAAGCTGGAAATCTGATTTACAATTAGGAAGTGAATGTATAATTATCACCGAAAGGCAGCGATTATCAAATGACCAATTGAATGAAATTGAAAAAGCCATCGCAATGGATTTTTCAAAATACCACATCCCCAGACAATGTATAGAAATAGATGCATTCGAAAGAACCGATTCCGGAAAGGTCAAACGAGAAGAAACTCGAAAAAAAGCCTTAGGTCTACTTTAGCTTATTCAAGATCATCCTCAGACCTTCTAAAGTTAAATTGACATCCATTTCATCAAAGAGGTCATGAAGTGGTTCAAAAATAAAGGACAGCCCACCGGTTGCAATGACTTTAGGAGTCTCCCCCATTTCTACCTTTATCTGTTCGACCATATGACGAATCATTCCCACATACCCATGCATGATTCCTGCTTGAAGGGCTTCCACTGTATTATTGCCCAATGTTTTGGACGGAATTTCCAATGGAATTTCCGGTAAACGTGCGGTATTCGAAGACAATGATTTCATAGCCGTACGAACACCAGGAGCTATGGCTACTCCTAATATTTCCCCTTGATCATTCACACTGGTAAAAGTCAAAGCCGTTCCAAAATCTACCACGATGGCACTTTGTTGAAAACGATCAAAAGCTCCTACTGCATTAGCCGCCAAATCAGAACCCAACTCATAGGGGTCAATATTTCCTAAGGAAAGCTGCTGAAGCAGTTCACCATCAACTACCTTAATTTCTCCTTCATAAAACTGATCAAACACTTCTAAAATCACTGGTGTAAGGTCAGGTACAACGCTACTCAAAACCACTTGCCGAACAGTAGGTACAGGAACATTTTCTTCTAAAAGAAAATCTCTCAAGCGCTTTTCATATTCGGCAGTTTCCATTTCCAGATTGGACGGCACTCGAAAGATATGTTTCCACTCCTGATTATAAAAACCAACTACCACATCCGTATTCCCTATGTCTATAGCAATCGTCATGCGTTCGTTTTCACTACTACTTTTCCGGTTGATTTTCCACTTTGAAAAAGCTTAATGGCATCGTGCATTTGATCAAACTCAAAAGTTTGACCTACCATAGGCTTTCCCAAATCAAGTTTAGCCATATCCTTTAATAGGTCATCCATAACATCTACTTTTTCATACAGCCAGATCAGATTGAATCCCATCACGGATCGGTTCTCCTGAATCATTTGCTGAGGATCAATCTTAGGCCTTGTAAGGAATTTCCAAAGGAGCTTAAGATAATTAGGTTTGGAACCAGGAGAAGCAAACTGAGAGGCCCCAACCACCACCATTCTACCTTGCGGGGCTAATAGGTTATATCCTGCTTTGAAAATCTCTCCGCCTATGGTTTCTACAATGAGATTTAATTCTCGTCCATCAAGGGCTCGCTCTAGATCTTTTTCAAAGTTTTTGCTTCGGACAATTTTTCCATCAAAACCTTCAGCTTCCAGCACATTCATTTTGTTATCACTACCAATGGTTCCAATAGTATAAGCCTCATAACATTTCGCAATCCGGTTGGACATAATGCCCACGCCTCCAGCACCACTATGAATGAGTACGGTATGTTTTTTTTGAAGTCCTCCTAAAAACACCAAAGCATAATACGCCGTCATACCTTGCACCAGATACGCCGCGCCCTCTTCATAGGTCCAATCATCAGCTAATGGTACAATATGGCGATCATCAATATTAAGATGGCTGGCATACCCCCCAAATCGCGTCACACCCATGATTCGATCGCCTTCTTTGAACCCCGCCACTTCAGGTCCAACTTTTGTGATTTTCCCTGAAAATTCTAACCCAGGAACAAAACTCCCTTTTGGGGTAGCGCTATATAGGCCATGAATGGCAAAGACATCCGCGAAGTTGAGACCTATGGCATGCACCTCCACTTGCACTTCGTTGGATTTCGGCTCTTCGAGTGACTCTGTGACTAATTTTAGATTTGAAGTAGAACCAACTTTGTCGATCCGATAGGCTTGTCTTTCCATGTCTTGTTTCTTTTATTAAGCAATGCCAAAGATTGGGAAAATCTTATTAAAGAATCCCACATGCTCAATATTTCTATTTTCACTAACTTAATGTCTATGAAATTGACAACAAACAGATTGAACTTGACGCCAATTTCTTCTACAGACAGTCTTTGGTTTCACGAGCTAAATATTAATCCACAAGTCCGTAAATATTTATGGAATG
The sequence above is drawn from the Reichenbachiella sp. genome and encodes:
- a CDS encoding AMP-binding protein, which gives rise to MEIVFEETNYPLESLNDLQKGYPEASKLIHFIKSWIHGNSSFEFQTSGSTGIPKTITISKDQIIASVHGTTSFLGLEKDHKALICLDPNFVASMMMAARCLINDMDLLLKRPSSNPLQSVEEPIDFASFVPIQIYKMIEDGTIDQLGEIKNILIGGAPLTQSAFNRLTEINTNIFVTYGMTETVSHIALMPVKGNYSEALFKVLPGIQIGQDEEGCLYITGQVTQGHIIQTNDIVELHDSDKFRWLGRRDHVINSGGIKIHPEQLEKSIETLINSDFIISWKSDLQLGSECIIITERQRLSNDQLNEIEKAIAMDFSKYHIPRQCIEIDAFERTDSGKVKREETRKKALGLL
- a CDS encoding alcohol dehydrogenase catalytic domain-containing protein; this encodes MERQAYRIDKVGSTSNLKLVTESLEEPKSNEVQVEVHAIGLNFADVFAIHGLYSATPKGSFVPGLEFSGKITKVGPEVAGFKEGDRIMGVTRFGGYASHLNIDDRHIVPLADDWTYEEGAAYLVQGMTAYYALVFLGGLQKKHTVLIHSGAGGVGIMSNRIAKCYEAYTIGTIGSDNKMNVLEAEGFDGKIVRSKNFEKDLERALDGRELNLIVETIGGEIFKAGYNLLAPQGRMVVVGASQFASPGSKPNYLKLLWKFLTRPKIDPQQMIQENRSVMGFNLIWLYEKVDVMDDLLKDMAKLDLGKPMVGQTFEFDQMHDAIKLFQSGKSTGKVVVKTNA
- a CDS encoding type III pantothenate kinase codes for the protein MTIAIDIGNTDVVVGFYNQEWKHIFRVPSNLEMETAEYEKRLRDFLLEENVPVPTVRQVVLSSVVPDLTPVILEVFDQFYEGEIKVVDGELLQQLSLGNIDPYELGSDLAANAVGAFDRFQQSAIVVDFGTALTFTSVNDQGEILGVAIAPGVRTAMKSLSSNTARLPEIPLEIPSKTLGNNTVEALQAGIMHGYVGMIRHMVEQIKVEMGETPKVIATGGLSFIFEPLHDLFDEMDVNLTLEGLRMILNKLK